A region from the Melioribacter roseus P3M-2 genome encodes:
- a CDS encoding LiaF transmembrane domain-containing protein codes for MKSGQLFWGFFFLTIGVLIFAYKYDWIHSSYDFIWNIWPLIFVFWGGLIIFRDTFIRHVINLLFGIFMALLIFGFVMNIFNGCETYPRYVNDYKEYKHDELPAVNYAKLNFKSGAGYFEIDNFTDRFYETEAEGELADYRIDSYTDDSTAYLDVELDGDHDIEIDGGRLKNTLKLHLNDQPVWDFDLNFGAAKARFDLKNFKTRNVSIKTGASDVIIKLGDKYDRTLMDVEMGAAKLTIYVPKNSACSMKSDLFLVARHLEGLEKVKPGYYKSPDYDTADKKIDIFIKGGISSINLIRY; via the coding sequence ATGAAAAGCGGTCAATTATTTTGGGGTTTCTTTTTCCTTACAATCGGCGTTCTGATCTTTGCATACAAATACGATTGGATTCACTCAAGCTATGATTTTATCTGGAATATCTGGCCTCTAATATTCGTCTTCTGGGGCGGGTTGATAATTTTCAGAGATACTTTCATTCGTCATGTTATTAATCTTCTGTTCGGTATTTTTATGGCTCTACTGATATTCGGATTTGTTATGAATATTTTTAACGGATGCGAAACATATCCCCGCTATGTTAATGATTATAAAGAATATAAACATGACGAACTGCCCGCGGTTAATTATGCCAAACTGAATTTCAAATCCGGCGCAGGTTATTTCGAAATCGATAATTTTACCGATAGATTTTATGAAACCGAAGCGGAGGGCGAACTTGCCGACTATCGTATTGATTCTTATACGGATGATTCAACTGCGTATCTCGATGTCGAACTGGACGGAGATCACGATATAGAAATCGACGGGGGCAGGTTAAAAAATACTCTCAAGCTTCACTTAAATGATCAACCCGTGTGGGACTTTGATCTTAATTTCGGGGCGGCAAAGGCGCGTTTTGATCTAAAAAATTTCAAAACGCGAAATGTCAGCATAAAAACGGGAGCCTCAGACGTTATAATAAAACTCGGAGATAAATATGATAGAACTTTGATGGATGTCGAAATGGGCGCGGCAAAACTCACTATTTATGTTCCCAAAAACTCGGCTTGCAGTATGAAAAGCGATTTATTTCTTGTTGCCCGTCACCTGGAAGGTCTTGAAAAAGTAAAGCCGGGCTACTATAAATCGCCCGATTATGATACTGCCGACAAAAAAATCGACATTTTCATAAAAGGAGGAATTTCTTCAATTAACCTTATAAGATATTGA
- a CDS encoding PspC domain-containing protein, producing MRKQLYRSRKHRIFGGVAGGMADYFDLDPVLMRVIFVIVALISGLGFLLYIILWIVIPEEPFEMAYNINEDEFGTEYKQEIYPQSTGKGRTILGIILIAVGVLLLAEQYIAAFDFEDLLPISLVIIGIFLIWNSTRK from the coding sequence ATGCGGAAACAATTATATCGCTCCAGAAAACATCGCATCTTCGGAGGAGTGGCGGGAGGTATGGCTGACTATTTCGACCTCGACCCCGTCTTGATGCGGGTAATTTTCGTTATTGTCGCATTGATTAGCGGACTCGGTTTTCTTCTTTATATAATACTCTGGATTGTAATACCGGAAGAGCCTTTCGAAATGGCATACAACATAAACGAAGACGAATTTGGAACTGAATATAAGCAGGAGATCTATCCGCAATCTACAGGTAAAGGGAGAACAATTCTGGGAATAATTCTCATCGCCGTCGGTGTTTTGCTTCTGGCAGAGCAGTATATTGCAGCTTTCGATTTTGAGGATTTACTGCCGATATCGTTAGTAATAATCGGAATATTTTTAATTTGGAATTCTACGCGTAAATAG
- a CDS encoding MGMT family protein, with protein sequence MKKRKDFFDKVYGIVAQIPKGKVTTYGAIAEVCGIKSSARTVGWALNSAKDSSLPCHRVVNRFGALTGKVHFGDPELMENLLRSEGVEFDEDNCVIMSKYFWHPKDNL encoded by the coding sequence GTGAAAAAACGTAAAGATTTTTTCGATAAAGTCTACGGCATTGTAGCTCAAATTCCGAAAGGCAAAGTTACTACTTACGGAGCGATCGCAGAAGTATGCGGAATTAAATCATCCGCACGTACGGTAGGGTGGGCGTTGAACAGTGCAAAAGATTCATCCCTGCCATGTCACAGAGTAGTAAACAGATTCGGCGCTTTGACAGGCAAAGTTCACTTCGGCGATCCTGAACTAATGGAGAATTTACTCCGTTCCGAAGGCGTGGAATTCGACGAGGACAATTGTGTAATTATGTCTAAATATTTTTGGCATCCTAAAGATAATTTATAA
- a CDS encoding secondary thiamine-phosphate synthase enzyme YjbQ — protein sequence MKSYTEYLWFNTAKRREYINITPEVEKALAKSGIKEGMALVSAMHITAGVYVNDAESGLIQDIDEWLEQLAPYNPDYRHHRTGEDNGDAHLKSLIVHHEVIIPVTEGRLDFGPWQQVYYAEFDGQRRKRVIIKIIGE from the coding sequence ATGAAAAGTTACACCGAATACCTCTGGTTCAACACCGCCAAACGCAGAGAGTATATTAATATTACACCTGAAGTGGAAAAAGCGCTTGCCAAAAGCGGCATTAAAGAAGGGATGGCGCTGGTCTCCGCAATGCATATTACAGCCGGAGTCTATGTTAACGACGCTGAAAGCGGCTTGATTCAGGATATAGACGAATGGCTTGAACAATTGGCTCCTTACAATCCCGACTACAGACATCATCGTACGGGCGAGGATAACGGCGACGCTCATTTGAAAAGTCTGATTGTTCATCACGAAGTTATTATTCCCGTAACTGAAGGACGACTCGACTTCGGACCCTGGCAACAGGTCTACTATGCGGAATTCGACGGACAAAGACGTAAAAGGGTAATAATAAAAATTATCGGCGAATAA
- a CDS encoding Crp/Fnr family transcriptional regulator: protein MSKLKKYLKGETIAAEGEKARGLFILVDGKIGIFKGGKKVAEFDKEGTIVGEMSLILKKERTASIVALEDSKLLAVEGQIDDIIKLYPDITKKILVSLAERLAKSTENI, encoded by the coding sequence ATGTCGAAATTAAAAAAATATTTGAAAGGAGAAACAATTGCCGCCGAGGGTGAAAAAGCGAGAGGACTCTTTATCCTGGTCGACGGTAAAATAGGAATATTCAAAGGAGGCAAGAAAGTAGCCGAATTCGATAAAGAAGGTACTATTGTTGGAGAGATGAGCCTTATACTCAAAAAAGAACGCACTGCTTCGATCGTCGCGCTGGAAGATTCGAAATTATTAGCCGTTGAAGGTCAGATTGACGATATTATTAAACTTTATCCGGATATTACAAAGAAAATATTAGTCAGTCTGGCGGAAAGGCTGGCAAAATCGACCGAAAATATATAG